The proteins below are encoded in one region of Shewanella algae:
- the hupB gene encoding nucleoid-associated protein HU-beta, which yields MNKSELIEKIASGADISKAAAGRALDSFIAAVTDGLKEGDKISLVGFGTFEVRERAERTGRNPQTGKEIKIAAAKIPAFKAGKALKDAVN from the coding sequence ATGAACAAATCTGAACTAATCGAGAAAATCGCTTCTGGTGCTGACATTTCTAAAGCCGCTGCCGGCCGTGCACTGGATTCTTTCATCGCAGCTGTGACTGATGGTCTGAAAGAAGGCGACAAAATTTCTCTTGTTGGTTTCGGTACTTTTGAAGTGCGTGAGCGCGCTGAGCGTACTGGTCGTAACCCACAGACCGGGAAAGAGATCAAAATCGCTGCAGCTAAGATCCCTGCATTCAAAGCAGGTAAAGCTCTGAAAGACGCTGTTAACTAA
- a CDS encoding SurA N-terminal domain-containing protein → MLEKIREGSQGVIAKGILVLVILSFAFAGVSSYLGSSSVAPAATVNGEEISTTELDQAYQSERARLEQQLGEMFDALAANDAYLASIKKGVLERLVAQKLLDQAAAEMGLRVSNAQIIEAIRQEPAFQTEGKFDNDRFEAILRQLGYQQAAFRESMRVDMTRRQLISALIGSEFVLNGEAESLAKLQGQTRDIRYLLVDAEPFLGQATVTEEEAKSFYDTNPAQFERPEMVSLEYIELNAKDLVDGIEVSDELAKTYYDEHQNQYQTAEKRLAAHILIDASTDNAEAKAEDIHKQLENGADFAALAKSDSQDTLSGEKGGELGWFEPGVMDPAFDEALFALNKGDISKVVKTPFGFHIIKLLDIQSGQTAPFAEVKDKIVEQIKQEEAVKQFYGQQQKLADTSYEIPDNLQEAAKAVGAEIKTTRLFGRDNAPAPFDKPELSKAAFSSDVLGGMNSELLEVDRNHVVVVRVKEHQQAGTLEFAEVKPAIEARLKQQKANEIARDKAQEYMVKLKEGNADIALQSRANLGRFTQDVDSALVSKAFQMAKAKEGLSVDTVSLATGYAVVVLDAIHDTESAPADQVAAIKQRLNSQFGENDYRAVIDMLKAKAEIIYPEGDE, encoded by the coding sequence ATGTTAGAGAAGATTCGCGAAGGGTCACAGGGCGTAATTGCCAAAGGTATTTTGGTACTGGTGATACTTTCCTTTGCATTTGCTGGTGTAAGCAGTTACCTGGGTTCCTCCTCAGTGGCTCCGGCCGCCACAGTCAATGGTGAAGAGATTTCCACAACCGAACTGGACCAGGCCTATCAAAGCGAGCGTGCCCGTCTGGAACAACAGCTGGGTGAGATGTTTGACGCCCTGGCGGCCAATGATGCTTACCTGGCCAGTATCAAAAAAGGCGTGCTTGAACGTCTGGTAGCGCAAAAGTTGCTGGATCAAGCTGCCGCTGAAATGGGCTTGAGAGTGTCCAATGCCCAAATCATAGAAGCAATTAGACAAGAGCCTGCTTTCCAGACTGAAGGCAAGTTCGACAATGATCGCTTCGAGGCCATTCTGCGCCAATTGGGCTATCAGCAAGCAGCTTTCCGTGAAAGCATGCGGGTGGACATGACTCGTCGTCAGCTGATCAGCGCCTTGATTGGCAGTGAGTTTGTTCTCAATGGTGAGGCAGAATCTCTGGCCAAGCTGCAGGGACAAACCCGTGATATTCGCTATCTCTTGGTTGATGCCGAGCCTTTCCTGGGCCAAGCGACAGTGACCGAAGAGGAAGCCAAGTCATTCTACGACACCAATCCGGCTCAATTTGAACGTCCGGAGATGGTCAGCTTGGAATATATCGAGCTTAACGCCAAAGATCTGGTCGATGGTATCGAGGTCAGTGACGAGCTAGCCAAGACTTACTATGATGAGCATCAGAATCAATACCAGACCGCAGAAAAGCGTTTGGCAGCCCATATTCTGATTGACGCCTCGACCGACAATGCCGAAGCCAAGGCCGAGGATATCCATAAGCAACTGGAAAACGGCGCCGATTTTGCTGCGCTGGCCAAGTCTGATTCCCAGGATACCCTGAGCGGTGAGAAGGGTGGCGAATTGGGTTGGTTTGAGCCTGGTGTGATGGATCCCGCTTTCGATGAAGCCCTGTTTGCACTGAACAAGGGTGATATCTCTAAAGTGGTCAAGACACCTTTCGGTTTCCATATCATCAAACTGCTGGATATTCAGAGCGGTCAAACTGCGCCTTTCGCTGAAGTGAAAGACAAGATAGTCGAGCAGATCAAGCAGGAAGAAGCTGTAAAACAGTTCTATGGCCAGCAGCAGAAACTGGCCGATACCAGCTATGAAATTCCTGATAACTTGCAGGAAGCGGCCAAGGCCGTTGGTGCAGAGATCAAGACTACCCGACTGTTCGGCCGTGACAACGCGCCCGCACCTTTCGATAAGCCTGAGCTGTCCAAGGCTGCCTTCTCAAGTGATGTACTGGGGGGCATGAACAGTGAGCTGCTTGAAGTGGATCGCAACCATGTCGTAGTTGTTCGCGTTAAAGAGCATCAGCAAGCCGGTACGCTGGAATTCGCCGAGGTTAAGCCTGCCATTGAAGCACGTCTCAAACAGCAAAAAGCCAATGAGATTGCCCGTGACAAGGCACAGGAATACATGGTCAAGCTCAAAGAAGGCAATGCCGACATTGCGCTGCAAAGCCGCGCCAACCTGGGACGTTTCACCCAGGATGTAGATTCCGCTTTGGTGAGTAAGGCATTCCAGATGGCCAAGGCTAAAGAAGGCTTGAGTGTTGATACCGTGTCTCTGGCAACCGGTTATGCGGTAGTGGTACTGGATGCAATCCATGACACTGAAAGCGCACCTGCCGATCAGGTCGCGGCCATCAAGCAACGTCTCAACAGCCAGTTTGGTGAGAATGACTATCGCGCCGTTATCGATATGCTGAAGGCCAAGGCCGAGATCATTTATCCAGAAGGTGATGAGTAA
- the ung gene encoding uracil-DNA glycosylase: MHKDISWAEVLGPEKQQAYFRDTLAYIDAERARGKAIYPPKNDTFNALRYTPLSAVKVVILGQDPYHGPGQAHGLCFSVPKGVMPPPSLQNMFQELTNTVPGFSYPSHGNLCSWASQGVLLLNTVLSVERGQAHSHAHLGWEQFTDRVIEAIDKYTEGVVFLLWGKHAGLKAQRVDGNKHLILKAPHPSPLSAHRGFFGCNHFNQANDYLIAKGKPPIDWRLPD, from the coding sequence ATGCATAAGGACATCAGTTGGGCCGAAGTGCTGGGCCCGGAAAAACAACAAGCCTACTTTCGGGATACTCTGGCCTATATCGACGCCGAGCGCGCCCGGGGAAAGGCTATCTATCCTCCCAAAAACGATACCTTCAACGCCTTGCGTTATACACCACTATCGGCAGTCAAAGTGGTGATCCTGGGGCAAGACCCTTATCATGGTCCAGGGCAGGCCCACGGCCTGTGCTTCTCAGTGCCCAAAGGGGTGATGCCACCGCCATCATTGCAGAACATGTTTCAGGAGCTGACCAATACAGTCCCAGGCTTCAGCTATCCAAGCCATGGCAATCTTTGCAGCTGGGCCAGTCAGGGTGTGTTGCTGCTCAATACTGTGCTCAGTGTCGAACGTGGTCAGGCACATTCCCACGCCCATCTCGGCTGGGAGCAGTTTACCGATAGAGTGATAGAGGCCATAGATAAATACACGGAAGGCGTGGTGTTTCTGCTTTGGGGTAAGCATGCCGGGCTCAAGGCCCAGCGGGTTGACGGCAACAAACACCTTATCTTAAAGGCCCCTCACCCATCACCGCTCTCGGCTCATAGAGGATTCTTTGGCTGCAATCATTTCAATCAGGCCAACGATTACCTCATAGCCAAAGGCAAGCCTCCCATAGACTGGCGCTTGCCGGATTAA
- a CDS encoding TOBE domain-containing protein, with translation MKISARNCLGGTIKAIEEGSVNNEVTIELAPGVELTSVVTKASCERLGLKVGDSAYALIKASSVMLGVDE, from the coding sequence ATGAAAATCAGTGCACGTAATTGTCTTGGCGGCACCATCAAAGCCATCGAAGAAGGCTCTGTAAACAACGAAGTCACCATTGAACTGGCTCCGGGTGTCGAATTGACTTCCGTGGTCACCAAGGCCTCCTGTGAGCGTTTGGGGCTAAAAGTGGGTGACAGTGCATACGCACTGATCAAAGCCAGCAGCGTGATGCTGGGTGTGGACGAGTAA
- a CDS encoding TIGR01777 family oxidoreductase translates to MNILLTGATGFVGSELAQRLAKRHRLTILSRNPAAAEQKLALAQTRYIDSLQTPGLLEEIDAIINLAGEPIVAKRWSDEQKQRICHSRWDITEQLATLVRNSQKKPQVFLSASAVGFYGRQGPEPIDENATPHDEFSHRVCAQWEQKALAVADLTRVCIFRIGIVLGKDGGALAKMLPAFKLGLGGPIGHGRQGMSWIMREDLLRLIEFLLETEACRGIYNATAPQPVSNRDFSKALGKALHRPACLPAPALALQLAMGEMSTLLTEGQFVLPVHAQADGFEFNYPEINHAMRTLFDKD, encoded by the coding sequence ATGAATATTTTGCTCACAGGTGCAACCGGATTTGTCGGTTCAGAACTGGCGCAGCGGCTGGCAAAACGCCATAGGCTGACTATTTTGAGCCGCAACCCCGCGGCGGCCGAGCAAAAGCTGGCGCTGGCACAAACCCGTTACATAGATTCGCTGCAAACACCCGGACTGCTTGAGGAGATAGATGCCATCATCAACCTCGCCGGTGAACCCATAGTTGCCAAACGCTGGAGCGATGAGCAGAAACAGCGGATCTGCCACAGCCGCTGGGATATCACAGAGCAGTTGGCCACGCTTGTCCGCAACAGCCAAAAGAAACCCCAAGTCTTTCTCAGCGCCTCGGCGGTGGGTTTTTACGGGCGTCAGGGGCCGGAACCCATAGACGAAAACGCCACGCCCCATGATGAGTTCAGCCATAGGGTCTGTGCCCAATGGGAGCAAAAAGCCCTGGCGGTTGCCGATCTCACTCGGGTTTGTATCTTTCGTATCGGCATAGTGCTTGGCAAAGATGGCGGCGCCTTGGCCAAAATGCTGCCAGCCTTCAAACTGGGCCTTGGCGGCCCGATTGGCCATGGTCGTCAGGGAATGAGCTGGATAATGCGCGAAGACTTGCTGCGCCTTATTGAATTTCTGCTGGAAACTGAAGCCTGCCGCGGCATATACAATGCCACTGCGCCTCAGCCTGTCAGCAACCGCGACTTCAGCAAGGCCCTCGGCAAAGCGCTGCACCGCCCCGCTTGTCTGCCGGCACCGGCATTGGCCCTGCAACTGGCCATGGGTGAGATGTCGACCCTGCTGACCGAGGGTCAGTTTGTATTGCCGGTTCATGCTCAGGCCGACGGCTTTGAATTCAACTATCCGGAAATCAACCACGCCATGAGGACCTTATTCGATAAAGACTAA
- the folX gene encoding dihydroneopterin triphosphate 2'-epimerase, whose product MKPELAIIRIKNLRLRTFIGIKEEEINNRQDVIINVCIHYCADKARRSDDMEHALNYRTITKAIINLVEDNRFSLLEHLTGKVLELASEHEWVEYASVEIDKPHALRYADSVSLQLSYRKPV is encoded by the coding sequence ATGAAACCCGAATTAGCTATTATACGCATTAAAAACCTGCGCCTGCGCACTTTTATCGGTATCAAGGAAGAGGAAATCAACAATCGCCAGGATGTGATCATCAATGTCTGCATCCATTACTGTGCCGACAAGGCGCGTAGAAGTGATGATATGGAGCACGCGCTCAATTATCGCACCATCACCAAGGCGATCATTAACCTGGTGGAAGACAATCGCTTCTCCCTGCTTGAGCACCTCACAGGGAAAGTACTGGAACTGGCCAGCGAGCATGAATGGGTAGAGTACGCCAGCGTGGAAATCGACAAGCCCCATGCCTTGAGATATGCCGACTCGGTTTCACTGCAACTGAGCTACCGTAAGCCGGTGTAA
- a CDS encoding AI-2E family transporter: protein MSSAYRPSMALKGFAVMACLVIVLAGIKAASAIVVPFVLSAFIAVICSPAINALSRYRVPRALAVFVLVAIILLLGLWLASVVGSSINEFSQQLPQYRAQLVEQFAWILDKLKELNIHISKEKVLAYLDPGMALSLTTNTLSGVGNVMANLFLIVLTIVFMLFEAQSLPRKVHLALDDPEMRLSQIERFLQSVNQYMVIKTLVSLATGVIVGVGLALMGVDYALLWGVVAFLFNYIPNIGSIIAAIPAVLLAFVQLGTAGAGGVAALYLATNMVMGNLVEPRFMGRGLGLSTLVVFLSLIFWGWLLGSVGMLLSVPLTMIVKIALESSQSGSWLAILLSDDASIAVRENADKEAASDAE, encoded by the coding sequence ATGTCATCAGCCTATCGTCCGTCCATGGCGCTGAAAGGATTTGCTGTCATGGCCTGCCTGGTCATAGTGCTGGCGGGAATTAAGGCCGCCAGCGCCATAGTGGTGCCTTTTGTGTTGTCAGCCTTTATTGCGGTTATCTGCAGCCCGGCCATCAATGCCTTGAGTCGTTACCGCGTGCCCCGAGCCCTGGCTGTATTTGTGTTGGTGGCGATCATTTTGTTACTTGGGCTTTGGCTGGCCTCTGTGGTGGGCAGTTCCATCAATGAGTTTTCCCAGCAATTGCCTCAATACCGGGCGCAGTTGGTGGAGCAATTTGCCTGGATATTGGATAAGCTCAAGGAGCTGAATATTCACATCTCCAAAGAGAAGGTGCTGGCCTATCTGGACCCCGGCATGGCCTTGTCTTTGACCACCAATACGCTTTCCGGCGTGGGTAATGTCATGGCCAACCTGTTTCTGATAGTGCTGACCATAGTCTTTATGCTGTTTGAGGCACAATCTTTGCCGCGCAAGGTGCATCTGGCGCTGGATGACCCCGAGATGCGTTTATCCCAGATTGAGCGCTTCTTGCAATCAGTGAACCAATACATGGTGATCAAGACCCTGGTCAGCCTGGCAACCGGTGTTATTGTTGGTGTCGGTCTGGCGCTGATGGGGGTGGATTATGCGTTGCTCTGGGGCGTAGTGGCTTTTTTGTTTAACTATATTCCCAATATCGGTTCTATCATCGCCGCCATCCCGGCTGTGCTGCTGGCCTTTGTGCAGTTGGGCACAGCGGGTGCCGGCGGGGTTGCCGCCCTGTATCTGGCAACCAATATGGTAATGGGCAATCTGGTAGAACCCAGATTCATGGGGCGCGGCCTCGGGCTGTCCACCCTGGTGGTATTCCTGTCGTTGATCTTCTGGGGCTGGCTCTTGGGCTCGGTCGGCATGTTGCTGTCCGTGCCGCTCACCATGATAGTCAAGATAGCTCTGGAATCGAGCCAGAGTGGCAGTTGGCTGGCAATCTTGCTCTCGGACGATGCCAGTATTGCCGTGCGGGAAAATGCCGATAAAGAAGCGGCATCCGATGCCGAATAA
- a CDS encoding class I SAM-dependent methyltransferase — MQLFLEAITDLIPGDECGRLFHGRGGRYPGSEHLCLDWFAPVVLLTAFKPLTPEELALVTERLQLRWQALGLALNLVYQYRAAGQTRTELIAGEIPEPHLASELGCRYQLHLLRGQNHGLFLDMRNGREWVMANSAQRKVLNLFAYTCAFSVAALKGGADEVVNMDMSKGALGIGKQNHLLNGLTAGARFLGHDIFKSWGKLKKLGPYDLLIVDPPSNQKGSFVATKDYLRLLRHLPQLLNPGAELLLCLNAPELDRAFLQSQVSDAAPELEFVKQLDNPPAFTDRDPDRALKVLLYRYEGEPGSDTQ; from the coding sequence ATGCAGTTATTTTTGGAAGCCATCACAGACCTGATACCAGGCGATGAGTGTGGCCGTTTGTTTCATGGTCGCGGTGGCCGTTATCCAGGCAGCGAGCACTTATGCTTGGATTGGTTTGCACCTGTGGTGTTGCTGACCGCCTTTAAACCACTGACGCCGGAAGAGCTGGCGCTGGTTACCGAGCGTCTGCAATTACGCTGGCAAGCCTTGGGGCTGGCCCTGAATCTTGTCTATCAATACCGCGCCGCCGGGCAGACCCGCACCGAGCTCATTGCCGGCGAGATACCCGAGCCACATCTGGCCAGCGAGCTTGGCTGCCGTTATCAATTGCATCTGTTACGGGGCCAGAATCATGGTTTGTTCCTGGACATGCGAAACGGCCGCGAGTGGGTGATGGCCAACAGTGCTCAGCGGAAAGTACTGAATCTGTTTGCCTATACCTGTGCGTTTTCGGTGGCGGCCCTCAAGGGCGGCGCCGATGAGGTGGTCAATATGGATATGAGTAAGGGGGCGCTCGGCATCGGCAAGCAAAACCATTTGCTCAATGGGCTTACTGCCGGCGCCCGCTTTCTGGGGCATGATATCTTCAAGTCCTGGGGCAAACTTAAAAAACTCGGGCCCTATGACTTGCTGATTGTCGATCCGCCCAGCAACCAAAAGGGCAGCTTTGTGGCAACCAAAGACTATCTGCGATTGCTGCGTCATCTGCCGCAACTCTTGAACCCGGGCGCCGAGCTGTTGCTCTGTCTCAATGCGCCTGAGCTGGACAGAGCGTTTTTGCAGAGCCAGGTCAGTGACGCCGCACCAGAACTTGAGTTTGTCAAACAGCTGGATAACCCACCGGCCTTTACAGACCGGGATCCTGACAGGGCATTGAAAGTGTTGCTGTATCGCTATGAGGGAGAACCGGGCTCGGATACTCAATAA
- a CDS encoding alpha/beta hydrolase, with the protein MKKSLFISLTLLFGLLVGCSAQSLDKEAAGKQQRLTLNSNILGESREVLLRLPKHWDARHSKSFARYVILDAEQQFEHLAPMLDYLASGVNPAIPEGVIVGIINRNRIRDFTPVKLETLPGGRPAGPLYQQSGNAGAFLDFLDQELNPWLNTRLGQPGPTVLIGHSFGGLLALEALRRQQPMFNAYLVLDASLWYDSPTYADELEQALTQGQLTGKPLYMAISNQATTPGLGRNDYHKQRNLALAKHLSVLPSQQLIFHSEFFSDEDHHSLPHIGVYQGIRWLMHSQQLDIFAEDFSVTEVVSRFTRLSESQGIEIKPQYHALKGLQRQAQRQKLAQQQRILTQLIEHYYPGFTLE; encoded by the coding sequence ATGAAAAAATCACTGTTTATCTCTCTGACGCTATTGTTCGGTCTGCTGGTAGGCTGCAGCGCCCAAAGCCTGGATAAAGAAGCCGCCGGGAAACAACAGCGACTGACGCTGAACTCCAATATATTGGGAGAATCGCGGGAAGTATTGCTGCGTCTTCCCAAACACTGGGACGCCAGGCACAGCAAGAGCTTTGCCCGTTATGTGATCCTGGATGCCGAGCAGCAGTTTGAGCATCTTGCACCCATGCTGGACTATCTGGCTTCCGGGGTTAATCCTGCGATACCTGAAGGCGTCATAGTCGGCATCATCAACCGTAACCGTATTCGTGACTTCACGCCGGTGAAACTGGAAACACTACCCGGTGGTAGACCCGCAGGGCCGCTTTATCAGCAATCGGGCAATGCCGGCGCTTTTCTCGACTTTCTCGACCAGGAACTTAACCCCTGGCTGAATACCAGGCTTGGGCAGCCCGGCCCTACTGTGCTTATCGGTCACTCTTTTGGGGGCTTGTTGGCACTGGAGGCGCTGCGCCGGCAACAGCCTATGTTCAATGCTTACCTGGTGCTGGATGCCAGTCTCTGGTACGACAGCCCGACTTATGCCGATGAGCTCGAGCAGGCACTCACTCAGGGCCAGCTAACAGGCAAGCCCCTGTACATGGCGATAAGTAACCAGGCCACCACCCCCGGACTTGGCCGCAATGACTACCACAAACAGCGAAATCTGGCGCTGGCCAAACATCTGTCGGTGCTGCCGTCTCAGCAACTTATATTTCACAGCGAGTTCTTCAGTGACGAAGATCATCACTCCCTGCCTCACATAGGTGTCTATCAAGGTATTCGCTGGCTGATGCACTCGCAACAGTTGGATATATTCGCCGAGGATTTCAGCGTGACTGAAGTGGTCAGTCGCTTCACGCGCTTGAGCGAGAGCCAGGGTATTGAAATCAAGCCTCAGTATCATGCACTCAAAGGCTTGCAGCGCCAGGCACAAAGACAAAAGCTTGCTCAACAGCAGCGGATATTGACCCAACTTATCGAGCATTATTACCCCGGCTTCACCCTCGAATGA
- a CDS encoding TonB-dependent receptor domain-containing protein, which yields MKLDKCRKLLTLSLVAMAVSGYTQADEGEMEHMVVTASAKDQQLSTAPASISVIDAEAIKLMPVKDLGDVLRNSVGVNVVTNDSGRNSIYIRGMDEDYVLMLINGKRVSSSNGLWRGGNFDLTAIPIDAISRVEIVRGPMSALYGSDAVGGVINVITKAPDDDWQLVLDSEYSWMQDGEGGDRSRTNLFGSGKLTDNLGLMFTAEVAEQDAWLMPELTPNQDTIEERKTRKLYGSLTWQLADNQSLDLDYQYDNDKVPLTTFAANSKREQKIERNTFALTHRGEWSWGGTELLANLEKSDIYDYNSRYSLQPPLGRDIEEKNTTFRGSAFFNLWQQDWTVGAEYFETEVDDPVQYPLTGGDSVEQYSLFIQDQFDFLDDFTLTLGGRYEDNEKYGSHFSPRAYLVYRASDALVLKGGVGTAFRAPALFESSPTFSSVSCRGACTVVGNADLEPETSVNYELAALWSQPSYELSATLFHNKVEDLITVSAWDGSSPTRTYYNESKVTLQGVELTASVDITADLGLKANYSYLDTETGDGDELTGRPRQSANVQLDWYLTDDWQLYVAGNYFGSYLDSSAVRQDGYSRFDIGSSYRVNDHLKLRAGVTNFTDEQPAEEDTNSDMILQGRAFFVGVSLSL from the coding sequence ATGAAACTGGATAAGTGCCGCAAACTGCTTACCTTGAGCCTGGTCGCCATGGCTGTCAGTGGTTATACCCAGGCAGATGAAGGTGAAATGGAGCATATGGTCGTTACTGCCAGTGCCAAGGATCAGCAACTCAGCACTGCACCTGCCTCAATCTCGGTGATCGATGCCGAAGCGATTAAGCTGATGCCGGTCAAAGATCTGGGGGATGTGCTGAGAAACAGCGTCGGTGTGAATGTGGTGACCAACGACTCGGGCCGAAACAGCATCTATATCCGTGGTATGGATGAAGACTATGTACTGATGTTGATCAACGGCAAGCGGGTTTCTTCTTCCAATGGTCTGTGGCGCGGCGGTAACTTTGACTTGACTGCTATCCCCATCGACGCTATCTCCCGGGTGGAGATTGTTCGCGGCCCCATGTCGGCTCTCTATGGTTCAGATGCGGTTGGCGGGGTCATCAACGTGATTACCAAGGCGCCAGATGATGACTGGCAACTGGTACTCGACAGTGAGTACAGTTGGATGCAGGATGGCGAGGGCGGCGATCGCAGTCGTACCAACCTGTTTGGCTCGGGCAAACTCACAGATAATCTGGGGCTGATGTTCACCGCAGAGGTGGCCGAGCAGGACGCCTGGCTGATGCCCGAACTGACCCCGAATCAGGACACTATAGAAGAGCGCAAGACTCGCAAGCTCTATGGCTCGCTCACCTGGCAGCTGGCAGACAATCAATCGCTGGACTTGGATTATCAATACGATAATGACAAGGTGCCCTTGACCACCTTTGCTGCCAATTCAAAACGCGAGCAGAAGATAGAGCGCAACACCTTTGCTCTGACTCACAGAGGCGAGTGGAGCTGGGGTGGCACCGAGCTTTTGGCCAACTTGGAAAAGTCTGATATCTACGACTATAACAGCCGCTATTCGCTGCAGCCCCCTTTGGGACGCGACATCGAAGAGAAAAACACTACCTTCAGAGGCTCAGCCTTCTTTAACCTGTGGCAGCAGGACTGGACAGTCGGCGCCGAGTACTTTGAAACTGAAGTCGACGATCCTGTACAATATCCGCTTACCGGTGGTGACAGTGTTGAACAATACTCGCTGTTTATTCAGGATCAGTTCGATTTCCTGGATGATTTCACCCTGACCCTCGGCGGCCGCTACGAAGACAACGAAAAGTACGGCAGCCATTTCAGCCCCAGGGCGTATCTGGTTTACCGTGCTTCGGATGCACTGGTGCTCAAAGGTGGTGTCGGCACGGCATTCAGGGCTCCGGCACTGTTTGAATCATCTCCGACTTTCTCTTCAGTCAGTTGCCGCGGCGCTTGTACTGTAGTGGGCAATGCAGATCTTGAGCCCGAAACCAGTGTCAACTATGAGCTGGCAGCCTTGTGGAGTCAGCCTTCCTATGAGCTGTCTGCAACCTTGTTCCATAACAAGGTGGAAGATCTGATCACGGTTTCGGCTTGGGATGGTTCCAGCCCAACCCGTACTTACTACAACGAATCCAAGGTGACTTTGCAAGGGGTAGAGCTGACCGCCAGCGTGGATATCACGGCGGATCTCGGCCTCAAGGCAAACTACAGTTATCTCGATACCGAGACAGGTGACGGTGATGAACTCACTGGTCGTCCTCGCCAGAGTGCCAATGTGCAACTGGATTGGTATCTCACCGACGATTGGCAGCTGTATGTTGCCGGTAACTATTTCGGTTCATATCTGGATAGCAGTGCCGTGCGTCAGGATGGCTACAGCCGCTTCGATATCGGCAGCAGTTATCGGGTGAACGATCACCTGAAACTACGCGCCGGGGTAACCAACTTTACCGATGAGCAACCGGCCGAGGAAGACACCAACAGCGATATGATACTGCAAGGCCGTGCCTTCTTTGTCGGTGTCAGCCTGAGCCTCTAA
- the fhuF gene encoding siderophore-iron reductase FhuF, producing the protein MGISIASELNQLLAQKAAFYGEHFKAKESLEQLPQEAISLNSVLSQAHYPVLLQQFALSYQAKVSTTCATKPEIDARALHSMWSQWFFGLQLPPLLLWLFASQPGSALNRAIAAAACSGNWYLEPFDNGRAETFYLLLDADVSHPAPAGQLASWESLLEQLLIPIVERLAELGPVPSKLHFSHQAYIVHWYLGELSLPVSWRQQLIREMFEQAELQPRTYVAPIAHPFWRKLRLKQQSPRIACCLRHKLPCTQMCADCPLDKDGRKGKGQKACG; encoded by the coding sequence ATGGGAATAAGTATTGCCAGCGAGCTCAACCAACTATTGGCACAAAAAGCCGCCTTCTATGGCGAGCACTTCAAAGCCAAAGAGAGTCTGGAGCAGTTACCCCAAGAAGCCATCAGCTTGAACTCAGTATTGAGCCAGGCACATTACCCGGTGCTGCTGCAGCAATTTGCCCTGAGTTATCAAGCCAAGGTGTCCACGACTTGTGCCACAAAGCCCGAGATAGACGCCCGGGCACTGCACTCCATGTGGAGCCAGTGGTTTTTCGGCCTGCAACTGCCGCCCCTGCTGCTGTGGTTGTTTGCCAGTCAGCCCGGCAGCGCACTTAACCGCGCCATTGCGGCTGCAGCTTGCAGTGGCAACTGGTACCTTGAACCTTTTGATAACGGCCGGGCGGAAACCTTCTATCTGCTGCTTGATGCAGATGTCAGCCATCCGGCTCCCGCCGGGCAACTTGCCAGTTGGGAAAGCTTACTCGAGCAGTTGCTCATTCCCATTGTCGAGCGCCTGGCAGAACTGGGGCCAGTGCCATCAAAGCTGCATTTCAGCCATCAAGCCTATATTGTGCATTGGTATCTGGGTGAGTTGTCACTGCCCGTCAGTTGGCGACAACAATTGATAAGAGAGATGTTCGAGCAAGCTGAGTTGCAGCCACGTACCTATGTTGCGCCGATTGCTCATCCGTTTTGGCGAAAGCTAAGGCTCAAGCAGCAAAGCCCGCGTATCGCCTGTTGCCTGCGGCACAAGCTTCCCTGCACCCAAATGTGCGCCGATTGCCCGCTGGATAAAGATGGTCGCAAAGGCAAAGGGCAAAAGGCCTGCGGTTAG